One Paraburkholderia kururiensis DNA window includes the following coding sequences:
- a CDS encoding Smr/MutS family protein → MPKNVPHPGEPKRPRATAQPPVPSAAPAASATPTPQASTGLAGLGALRDALKADAARRERERAVAAQTRREAAADADLFRREIGAVSPLSAPVRAPRTVTPPVPLPLQTRRDEEAVLHEAISDEFDPEALLDTDDTLYYHRPGISAEVVRKLRRGAWIVQAQLDLHGMRRDEAREALQAFIRESVKRGLRCLRVIHGKGLGSVGKEPVLKGKVRTWLVQKEEVIAFCEARGHDGGSGAVLVLLQPRLANPQSAAIKPGLEP, encoded by the coding sequence ATGCCGAAAAACGTCCCTCATCCGGGCGAACCGAAGCGCCCGCGCGCCACGGCGCAACCACCCGTGCCCAGCGCCGCGCCGGCTGCGTCGGCGACGCCCACGCCTCAAGCGTCGACCGGACTCGCCGGGCTCGGCGCATTGCGCGACGCGCTAAAGGCCGACGCCGCGCGCCGCGAGCGCGAACGGGCGGTTGCGGCGCAGACGCGCCGCGAAGCCGCAGCGGACGCGGACCTGTTCCGCCGCGAAATCGGCGCTGTGTCGCCCCTCTCGGCTCCGGTGCGCGCGCCGCGCACGGTTACGCCGCCTGTGCCGCTGCCGTTGCAGACGCGGCGCGACGAAGAAGCCGTGCTGCACGAAGCCATTTCCGACGAATTCGATCCGGAAGCCCTGCTCGATACCGACGACACGCTCTACTACCATCGCCCCGGCATCAGCGCCGAGGTCGTGCGCAAACTGCGGCGCGGCGCCTGGATCGTGCAGGCGCAACTCGACTTGCACGGCATGCGCCGCGACGAGGCGCGCGAGGCACTGCAGGCGTTCATCCGCGAATCTGTGAAGCGCGGCCTGCGCTGCCTGCGCGTAATTCACGGCAAGGGGCTCGGTTCGGTGGGCAAGGAGCCGGTCCTGAAGGGCAAGGTGCGCACGTGGCTCGTGCAGAAAGAAGAGGTGATCGCCTTCTGCGAGGCTCGTGGCCACGATGGTGGATCGGGTGCCGTGCTCGTTCTGCTGCAACCGCGGCTCGCCAATCCGCAAAGCGCGGCGATCAAACCCGGGCTCGAACCTTGA
- a CDS encoding trimeric intracellular cation channel family protein has product MHPRLTLALSLMEALAIFAYAISGFIEARKRRLDAVGMFLVAMASAFGGGTVRDVLLERRPFYWVEHQDYVIAIFGLSLFAPWLLKWATRLISERTLLVADAIGLGLFSISGTSLAIDAQLPWFTCVMMGVVTGVFGGVLRDVLCNEVPLILRDSRPYATCAFAGCCLYVLLARSSFDNVYSVLIATAFILLARLVTFRLDVRLPH; this is encoded by the coding sequence ATTCATCCGCGCCTCACGCTCGCGCTTTCGCTCATGGAAGCGCTCGCCATCTTCGCCTACGCCATCTCCGGCTTCATCGAAGCGCGCAAACGCCGGCTCGACGCCGTGGGCATGTTCCTCGTCGCGATGGCGAGTGCATTCGGCGGCGGTACCGTGCGCGACGTGCTGCTCGAGCGCCGGCCGTTCTACTGGGTCGAGCATCAGGACTACGTGATCGCGATCTTCGGGCTGTCGCTCTTTGCGCCGTGGCTGCTGAAGTGGGCCACACGTCTTATTTCGGAGCGCACGCTGCTCGTGGCCGACGCCATCGGTCTCGGGCTCTTCAGCATTTCGGGGACGTCGCTTGCCATCGACGCCCAATTGCCCTGGTTCACCTGCGTGATGATGGGCGTGGTGACGGGGGTGTTCGGCGGCGTCTTGCGCGACGTGCTCTGCAACGAGGTGCCGCTGATCCTGCGCGATTCGCGGCCCTATGCGACCTGCGCGTTCGCGGGCTGCTGCCTCTACGTGCTGCTCGCCAGAAGCAGTTTCGACAACGTCTATAGCGTGCTGATCGCCACGGCCTTCATTCTGCTGGCGCGGCTCGTCACGTTCCGGCTCGACGTGCGGCTTCCGCATTGA